One region of Spiroplasma culicicola AES-1 genomic DNA includes:
- the miaA gene encoding tRNA (adenosine(37)-N6)-dimethylallyltransferase MiaA, with the protein MKKIIVIVGPTASGKTDLSLKIAKLFNGECINADSTQIFKGTDIATNKIKTEEMQGVVHHLISIKEVNETYSVADYQTQARTIIDKILKQDKTPIVIGGTGLYINALIMNYNFLFENQTIVGFKEQFEELSNHQLWEQLNQIDTLAANEIHVNNRNKIIRALEIIEYSKSLKSDLNKNNKTLFYDNLIIIGIKPDREKLHQRINERVLQLTDRGLFDEIKKAYEDNNFNASAQALKCIGGPEIIQYLKQEIDYDQTIALMQRNNRRYARRQMTWFRNQYDNVHWFEHQYSDFEQMCDQVLEFLKTKIK; encoded by the coding sequence ATGAAAAAAATAATTGTAATTGTTGGACCAACTGCTTCGGGAAAAACTGATTTATCCTTAAAAATTGCTAAATTATTTAATGGTGAATGTATTAACGCAGATTCAACCCAAATTTTTAAAGGAACAGATATTGCAACTAATAAAATTAAAACTGAAGAAATGCAAGGGGTTGTGCATCACTTAATATCTATTAAAGAAGTGAATGAAACTTATTCAGTGGCAGATTATCAAACTCAAGCTCGAACAATAATTGACAAAATTTTAAAGCAAGATAAAACTCCAATTGTAATTGGGGGAACTGGATTATATATTAATGCTTTAATTATGAATTACAATTTTTTATTTGAAAATCAAACAATTGTAGGTTTTAAAGAACAATTTGAAGAACTTTCAAATCATCAACTTTGAGAACAATTAAATCAAATAGATACTTTGGCTGCAAATGAAATTCATGTCAATAATCGCAATAAAATTATTCGTGCCTTAGAAATTATTGAATATTCAAAATCATTAAAAAGTGATTTAAATAAGAATAATAAAACACTATTTTATGATAATTTAATCATTATTGGGATTAAACCAGATCGCGAAAAGTTACATCAAAGAATAAATGAACGAGTTTTACAATTAACAGATAGGGGATTATTTGATGAAATTAAAAAAGCTTATGAAGATAACAATTTTAATGCTTCAGCACAAGCTTTAAAATGTATTGGGGGACCTGAAATTATTCAATATTTAAAACAAGAAATTGATTATGATCAAACAATTGCTTTAATGCAACGCAATAATCGCCGTTATGCAAGAAGACAAATGACTTGATTTCGAAATCAATATGATAATGTTCATTGATTTGAACATCAATACAGTGATTTTGAACAAATGTGTGACCAAGTTTTAGAGTTTTTAAAAACCAAAATAAAATAA
- a CDS encoding Z1 domain-containing protein — translation MSNWKIDFDALNLDVNDIETELVSSHTNSKLIIEVIKKLSKSGVYSIKFINEILQTNLNRINHLIKNRPEIKSAALFGRVQSGKTLNSILAASVLYDNGYDIVIFMGGNTNVLIEQNKGRFEEFKLVFNDSGSIKLEDIKQEQDLYKINGIISHMIKNKQLGYKLFLPILKEKTNLENLYEILASVTNIDKCNIAILDDESDIAGVSEEDDVDSQNTISRLISNIIDINQSVMYIPISATPYKNIFYNQGLNDKKKIKYIVPLSTDENYTGFKTFHTDDKYIIELENDTDEEYMLKTLLKTFDENFEEYEKLNKRLNILINTSTDTKSHNKTQKLLEKLLQDYGDKNKSFKNKYKIVIFNSKSDDKEFNARFNFIIGGNLLSRGVTFENLVIELITNYNDKNFNYATMIQRCRWFGYRNKTLHVTRILMTKQLKNLYKKLSIIEDKFFASLQEGAIITEDSRKKFQDFFRDEGLEWKN, via the coding sequence ATGAGTAATTGGAAAATAGATTTTGATGCACTAAATCTTGATGTCAATGATATTGAAACTGAATTAGTATCATCACATACAAATAGTAAATTAATAATTGAAGTTATAAAAAAATTAAGTAAATCAGGTGTTTATTCTATTAAATTTATTAATGAAATTTTACAGACAAATTTAAATAGGATTAATCATTTAATAAAAAATAGACCAGAAATTAAATCTGCTGCTTTATTTGGTAGGGTTCAATCTGGTAAAACACTTAATAGTATACTTGCCGCATCAGTTTTATATGACAATGGATATGATATTGTTATATTTATGGGTGGAAATACAAATGTCTTAATTGAGCAAAACAAAGGTAGATTTGAAGAATTCAAATTAGTCTTTAATGATAGTGGTTCAATAAAACTTGAAGATATAAAGCAAGAGCAAGATCTTTATAAAATAAATGGAATAATATCTCACATGATCAAAAATAAACAATTAGGATATAAATTATTTTTACCTATTCTTAAAGAAAAAACTAATTTAGAAAATTTATATGAAATTTTGGCATCTGTAACTAACATTGATAAGTGTAATATTGCTATATTAGACGATGAATCTGATATTGCTGGAGTATCAGAGGAAGATGATGTTGATTCTCAAAATACAATTTCACGATTAATTTCGAACATCATTGATATAAATCAAAGTGTTATGTATATTCCTATTTCTGCTACACCATATAAAAATATTTTTTATAATCAAGGTTTGAATGATAAAAAAAAGATTAAATATATAGTTCCATTATCTACAGATGAAAATTATACTGGTTTTAAAACATTTCATACTGATGATAAATATATTATAGAACTAGAAAACGATACAGATGAAGAATATATGCTAAAAACATTGCTAAAAACATTTGATGAAAATTTTGAAGAATATGAAAAGCTTAATAAAAGGTTAAATATTTTAATAAATACAAGTACAGATACTAAAAGCCATAATAAAACCCAAAAACTACTAGAAAAGCTCTTACAAGATTACGGAGACAAAAATAAGAGCTTCAAAAATAAATATAAAATTGTTATTTTTAATAGTAAATCTGATGATAAAGAATTTAATGCTAGATTTAATTTTATAATTGGAGGAAATCTTTTGAGTAGAGGCGTAACATTTGAAAACTTAGTGATTGAATTAATAACTAACTATAATGATAAAAATTTTAATTATGCAACTATGATTCAAAGATGTAGATGATTTGGTTATAGAAATAAAACACTACATGTTACAAGAATATTAATGACAAAACAGTTGAAGAATTTATATAAAAAACTTTCTATAATTGAAGATAAATTTTTTGCTTCACTACAAGAAGGTGCAATAATTACAGAAGATAGCCGCAAAAAATTCCAAGATTTTTTTAGAGATGAGGGTTTAGAATGAAAGAATTAA
- a CDS encoding ATP-binding protein: MSTQQKVHIAGMVHSWTSDSYYLITTFGEFIDNSLSSAIKSGQKTLNMKIIVDGDTESYLFIDNGPGIESSKIEECWVMFNPEDDLNKDGFNRRHIGFKRGGFWLGKRVELFSKSKNTVVGTYLDYDEMVSKQNAGFSVEEAVKPEDISEKDINLYQKVLIGETGTIIGIKKTNFTDANNFNHKTVEFTSIPKDYNLRKNNIYVYLYFKYLYFIEGKADVKLNLSVVYNNQKVNINKESLYLFDYEITSEIASKQFKNFNFDKLEKELIEQGAINSNKDKQLQSDYGISVGKIINDIKQNKFNWEFFFPYIARYHVNNHVKLKAYFSFLNYNDIRKYSLQDIFGGVSIVQDNRIINMGNYTKMAPNLKVFERKILTLTNTSSGDIKTEDKLWKADIHLDTTEPNLKIDFQPKDDKSAIANGNVVENVLKEFVNFLKSDLHMDYIGRVIIGFLKGSLEYAIDENYVSDYEISKTKNILKKTNIYLNNEDTLKVITDIKKGELKLTPSSKFGNNKKTFPYKNNDKIIYYYFSFDKNQERSIEFKYSTDKVLLENILELRFNFNYKSLTKLQKSDDHQIRLALIFSTIIAKKFSKLLEECEYQSDAEQKLSIFIDDLEIFNEVFDE, from the coding sequence ATGTCAACACAACAAAAAGTACATATTGCAGGAATGGTTCACAGCTGAACATCAGATAGTTATTATCTAATAACTACATTTGGAGAATTTATTGATAATTCACTATCATCTGCAATAAAAAGTGGTCAGAAGACTTTAAATATGAAAATAATTGTAGATGGTGATACTGAATCATATCTATTTATAGATAATGGACCAGGAATTGAATCTTCAAAAATCGAAGAATGCTGAGTAATGTTTAATCCAGAAGATGATTTAAATAAAGATGGCTTTAATAGACGACACATTGGTTTTAAAAGGGGTGGTTTTTGACTTGGAAAAAGAGTTGAATTATTTTCAAAGTCAAAAAATACTGTTGTTGGAACATATTTGGATTATGATGAAATGGTTTCAAAACAAAATGCAGGTTTTTCTGTTGAAGAGGCTGTAAAGCCTGAAGATATTAGTGAAAAAGATATAAATCTGTATCAAAAAGTATTAATTGGTGAAACTGGAACAATTATTGGTATTAAAAAAACTAATTTTACTGATGCAAATAATTTTAACCATAAAACTGTAGAATTTACATCTATACCAAAAGATTATAATTTGAGAAAAAATAATATATATGTGTATTTATATTTTAAATATTTGTATTTTATTGAAGGTAAAGCAGATGTAAAACTAAATTTATCTGTTGTATATAATAATCAGAAAGTGAATATAAATAAAGAATCTTTATATCTTTTTGATTATGAAATAACATCTGAAATTGCTTCAAAACAATTTAAAAATTTTAATTTTGATAAACTTGAAAAAGAATTGATTGAGCAAGGCGCAATAAATAGTAATAAGGATAAACAATTACAATCTGATTATGGTATTTCAGTTGGAAAAATTATTAATGATATTAAACAAAACAAATTTAATTGAGAATTTTTTTTCCCATATATTGCAAGATATCATGTAAATAATCATGTAAAGCTGAAAGCATATTTCTCATTTCTTAATTATAATGATATCAGGAAGTATTCTCTACAAGATATTTTTGGGGGAGTTTCTATAGTTCAAGATAATAGAATTATTAATATGGGAAATTATACAAAAATGGCACCAAATTTAAAAGTTTTTGAACGTAAGATATTGACTCTAACAAACACAAGCTCTGGTGACATTAAAACTGAAGATAAATTATGAAAAGCAGATATACATCTTGATACAACAGAGCCGAACTTAAAAATTGATTTTCAGCCAAAAGATGATAAGAGTGCAATTGCAAATGGCAATGTTGTAGAAAATGTTTTAAAAGAGTTTGTCAATTTTTTGAAATCTGATTTACACATGGATTATATAGGTAGGGTAATAATTGGTTTTTTAAAAGGATCTTTGGAATATGCAATTGACGAAAATTATGTTTCAGATTATGAAATTTCTAAAACAAAAAATATTTTAAAGAAAACCAATATTTATTTAAACAATGAAGACACTTTAAAAGTTATTACTGATATAAAAAAAGGTGAATTGAAGTTGACTCCCTCATCTAAGTTTGGAAATAATAAGAAAACTTTTCCTTATAAAAATAATGACAAAATAATCTATTATTATTTTTCTTTTGATAAAAATCAGGAGAGATCTATTGAATTTAAGTATTCAACAGATAAGGTTTTACTTGAAAATATTTTAGAGCTAAGATTTAATTTTAATTATAAATCATTAACTAAACTCCAAAAATCTGATGATCATCAAATTAGATTAGCATTAATATTTTCTACAATAATTGCAAAGAAATTTAGTAAATTATTAGAAGAATGTGAATATCAAAGTGATGCAGAACAAAAATTATCAATTTTTATTGATGATCTTGAAATATTTAATGAGGTATTTGATGAGTAA
- a CDS encoding DUF262 domain-containing protein translates to MIIEKIKLIDFLMENNKFIIPTFQRPYKWDENQFNQFIKTIELIEENSFDQYFMGSIIASVNQDSLVILDGQQRLTTSIIYAVAYARFLEQNFNSHYNNLNIADILNKIIIYNNEYKLESIDADRAEIRNLFAKRLDQNSGSSVATAYNYFIDYFEKNNKIFWNITESISNFVNLFNRIVIAKIVIINKSMEQITFEAINSTGKPLSLTDLIRNCLLMGFKDPNEQHEIKKQYWDKWTKMLEETDTDDFFILLVDVWQGHQITKKNTSKGGATTDNKNAVYTLFKEYISDNFKNNYHEAINEIHSYVAAYIMIKKIAISDKFLADYWKYTTILKALGTFGLTGGMQLFLAQKALTNSLDSETLTILTKIITVYYVRWLLDPYSKDKEIQRKFLGIVHKMRNNEMTLGHTGNYENILRKELFNINASTQYGKEDKKLLFNIDLSNYIYNSTKTKKIIALYWTYMANIKIAGEYYLKKFDSLKKIESIFDSNEVSKSELSDLGFSNKEDFNKVQLSIGSHFVWETKPIPSYKNNVFKLKTECISDSIRFEELTNIDRTSILERGKKIINFLLNEFSI, encoded by the coding sequence ATGATTATAGAAAAAATAAAATTAATTGATTTTTTAATGGAAAATAATAAATTTATAATTCCAACTTTTCAAAGACCATATAAATGAGATGAAAATCAATTTAATCAGTTTATTAAAACAATTGAACTAATTGAGGAAAACTCTTTTGATCAGTATTTTATGGGAAGTATAATTGCATCAGTAAATCAAGATAGTTTAGTAATCTTAGATGGTCAGCAAAGGCTAACAACATCTATTATTTATGCTGTTGCTTATGCTCGCTTTCTGGAGCAAAATTTTAATTCTCATTATAATAATTTGAATATTGCAGATATTTTAAATAAAATTATAATTTACAATAATGAATACAAACTTGAGTCAATTGATGCTGATAGAGCAGAAATAAGAAATTTATTTGCTAAAAGGTTAGACCAAAATTCTGGTTCTAGTGTAGCCACAGCATATAATTATTTCATAGATTATTTTGAAAAAAATAATAAAATTTTTTGAAATATCACTGAATCAATATCAAACTTTGTAAATCTTTTTAATAGAATTGTAATTGCTAAGATTGTAATAATCAATAAATCTATGGAACAAATAACTTTTGAGGCTATAAATTCAACAGGTAAGCCACTTTCTCTAACGGATTTAATTAGAAATTGCTTGTTAATGGGTTTTAAGGATCCAAATGAACAACATGAAATTAAAAAACAATATTGAGATAAGTGAACAAAGATGCTTGAAGAGACAGATACTGATGATTTTTTCATATTACTTGTTGATGTGTGGCAAGGTCATCAAATTACAAAGAAAAATACTTCAAAAGGTGGCGCAACTACGGATAATAAAAATGCAGTGTATACATTGTTTAAAGAATATATAAGTGATAATTTTAAGAACAATTATCATGAAGCAATTAATGAAATTCATTCTTATGTAGCTGCATATATTATGATTAAAAAAATTGCTATTTCAGATAAATTTTTAGCAGATTATTGAAAATATACAACAATATTAAAAGCTTTAGGTACTTTTGGTTTAACTGGTGGAATGCAATTATTTTTAGCTCAAAAAGCTTTGACAAATTCACTTGATAGTGAAACTCTAACAATTTTAACAAAAATAATTACTGTTTACTATGTTAGATGATTGTTAGATCCGTATTCAAAAGATAAAGAAATTCAAAGAAAATTTTTAGGCATTGTGCACAAAATGAGAAATAATGAAATGACTTTAGGTCATACAGGAAATTATGAAAATATATTAAGAAAAGAACTTTTTAATATTAATGCATCTACTCAATATGGAAAAGAAGATAAAAAACTACTTTTTAATATTGATTTGAGTAATTACATATACAATAGTACAAAAACTAAAAAAATAATTGCATTATATTGAACATATATGGCTAATATAAAAATTGCAGGAGAATATTATTTAAAAAAATTTGACAGTCTAAAAAAAATTGAATCTATTTTTGATTCTAATGAAGTAAGCAAGTCAGAATTAAGTGATCTCGGTTTTTCTAACAAAGAGGATTTTAACAAAGTACAGCTAAGTATAGGTTCACATTTTGTTTGAGAAACTAAACCTATTCCATCATACAAAAACAATGTTTTTAAATTAAAAACAGAGTGTATAAGTGATTCAATAAGATTTGAAGAACTTACAAATATAGATAGAACTTCAATTTTAGAAAGAGGAAAAAAAATTATTAATTTTTTATTGAATGAATTTTCAATATAA
- a CDS encoding HNH endonuclease signature motif containing protein, protein MIDLKAEKWIINRKNTSISQIFTLLDVLNSENGYIEVKYFSKRMQDIFLEKGIIFEGDWESWQNAKDLINQLIFYKFVTTNEIDKVKYIKITSTGKKYVSTISQIMNIINTNLMNLSYKDIYKNEITRDLFNEMWLDSVKKAALIKNNEIRPFMIMFHYMGELIKKGHNKFLTYHIFRRINYFRSFEEYLEKVDEYVAEAIIINESINSKNIDIQNENLNILLKDLKLNELKEAQYKDFYKICLYTGIFREEIKVKIFNEPESFFCLSTSSINKLYAMELGEQEINKGVEYNYEEFLKLYVEMNISQRNYSLQSKLKAKLFSKYSKCAFCDFEYSEFLIASHIKAFKDCDNAKEAMSEHNAFLLCPTHDKMFDSYNITVDCKEFKIITKEKYIKLIKDMKTYEYISVQTPEMERFLKIHNSKFFGG, encoded by the coding sequence ATGATAGATTTAAAGGCAGAAAAATGAATAATAAATAGAAAGAACACAAGTATCAGTCAAATTTTTACATTACTAGATGTTTTAAATTCTGAAAATGGTTATATTGAAGTTAAATATTTTTCTAAAAGAATGCAAGATATTTTTTTAGAAAAAGGAATTATATTTGAAGGAGATTGAGAAAGTTGGCAAAATGCCAAAGACTTAATTAACCAATTGATTTTTTATAAGTTTGTTACTACTAATGAAATAGATAAAGTTAAATATATAAAAATAACATCAACTGGGAAAAAATATGTTAGTACAATTTCACAAATAATGAATATTATAAATACTAATTTGATGAATTTGAGTTATAAGGATATATATAAAAATGAAATAACACGTGATCTATTTAATGAAATGTGACTGGATTCTGTAAAAAAAGCAGCTTTAATTAAAAATAATGAAATCAGACCTTTTATGATTATGTTTCATTATATGGGTGAACTAATAAAAAAAGGTCATAATAAATTTTTAACATATCATATTTTTAGAAGAATTAATTATTTTAGATCATTTGAGGAATATTTAGAGAAAGTTGATGAATATGTTGCTGAAGCAATAATAATTAATGAATCAATAAATTCTAAAAATATAGATATACAAAATGAGAACTTAAATATTTTACTAAAGGATTTAAAATTAAATGAGCTTAAAGAAGCTCAGTACAAAGATTTTTATAAAATATGTTTATATACTGGTATTTTTAGAGAAGAAATTAAAGTAAAAATTTTCAATGAACCAGAATCATTTTTTTGTTTATCTACATCTTCTATAAACAAACTTTATGCTATGGAATTAGGTGAACAAGAAATAAATAAAGGTGTAGAATATAATTATGAAGAATTTCTTAAATTATATGTAGAGATGAATATATCTCAAAGAAATTATAGTCTACAATCTAAATTAAAAGCTAAATTATTTAGTAAATATTCTAAATGTGCATTTTGTGACTTTGAATACAGTGAGTTTCTAATTGCTTCACACATAAAGGCATTTAAAGATTGTGATAATGCTAAAGAAGCAATGTCTGAACATAATGCTTTTTTATTATGTCCAACCCATGATAAGATGTTTGATAGTTATAATATTACAGTTGATTGTAAAGAATTTAAAATTATAACAAAAGAAAAATACATTAAATTAATTAAAGATATGAAAACATATGAATATATTTCAGTACAAACTCCAGAAATGGAGAGATTTTTAAAAATACATAATAGTAAATTTTTTGGGGGTTAA
- a CDS encoding MAG4270 family putative restriction endonuclease, whose translation MFYILKIPYISKGSLKSTASKETYSFQGNAYIYVEKNSGKMFHSFALLNDNFKYRATDPKMMQTHYWRNKNFQETRKLFFENRDKSYQIITFSGKIEKLNQHIMQNFNTILTTQGLIYGSNPAGAEQNINSSILLINEERYQKKYKYHRFVNFFNSLEDKTIKFSNEELIKMYNETDDFLSIEDYFTNFPYLKEEFESKYNYEFTDKFSDKDFGNITGKFENYKVQSIIQLYEENFYTLEEFKVKMRGIFSANVSAFLKEKTFKKTYTKGENHPSPKKAHILSFSSLINNGRYFEAVDPKNCIMISPNLHDLFDNNFITYDPNGKCIRIKGNINVTDEYNISSTIIKNFGIKKYLRENYDHYIIKGVNY comes from the coding sequence ATGTTTTATATTTTAAAAATTCCCTATATTTCAAAAGGTTCATTAAAATCTACTGCATCCAAGGAGACTTATTCTTTTCAGGGGAATGCCTACATTTATGTTGAAAAAAACTCAGGTAAAATGTTTCATTCTTTTGCATTATTAAATGATAATTTTAAATATAGAGCTACTGACCCTAAAATGATGCAAACACATTATTGAAGAAATAAAAATTTTCAAGAGACAAGAAAATTATTTTTTGAAAATAGAGATAAAAGTTATCAAATAATCACTTTTTCTGGAAAAATAGAAAAACTAAACCAGCACATTATGCAAAATTTTAATACAATTTTAACTACTCAAGGCCTAATTTATGGAAGTAATCCTGCAGGGGCTGAGCAAAATATCAATAGTTCTATTTTATTAATAAATGAAGAAAGATACCAAAAGAAATACAAATACCATCGTTTTGTAAATTTTTTTAATTCCTTAGAAGATAAAACTATTAAATTTTCAAATGAAGAATTGATAAAAATGTACAATGAAACAGATGACTTTTTATCAATTGAAGATTATTTCACAAACTTTCCATATTTAAAAGAAGAATTTGAAAGTAAATACAATTATGAATTTACTGATAAATTCAGTGATAAAGATTTTGGCAATATAACTGGCAAATTTGAAAACTATAAAGTTCAATCAATAATTCAGTTGTACGAAGAAAATTTCTATACTCTTGAAGAATTTAAAGTTAAAATGAGAGGTATTTTTTCTGCTAATGTCAGTGCATTTTTAAAGGAAAAAACTTTTAAAAAAACATACACAAAAGGAGAAAATCACCCCTCACCAAAAAAAGCACATATTTTAAGCTTTAGTTCTTTAATTAATAATGGTAGATACTTTGAAGCAGTTGATCCAAAAAACTGTATTATGATAAGTCCTAATTTACATGATTTATTTGATAATAATTTTATCACTTATGACCCAAATGGAAAATGTATTCGCATTAAAGGTAATATTAATGTTACTGATGAATATAACATTAGTTCAACAATTATAAAAAATTTTGGTATTAAAAAGTATTTAAGAGAAAACTATGATCACTATATAATAAAAGGAGTAAATTATTAA
- the dcm gene encoding DNA (cytosine-5-)-methyltransferase, producing MNKKIFETFAGIGSQAKALEKLSHDFNDFNFSISNTCEWYTEAILGYSAIHNDLNSKEYKNLYEEELDVIISFLETKTLSSNSKEPLKDIKKLKEDKIRKLYASIKLNNNLIDITKVKVQDINAPFDLLTYSFPCQDLSIAGKGKGMSENSNTRSSLLWNILQLLNDLNKLNKLPEYLVMENVPAIKNSNHIDNLNKFKDKLNNLGYTNVEFVLNAIDYGIPQNRKRYFLISKLNDDSFDFNFDDIKVDLPKFSDFLDIENMKPTNRENQYLSSIKKLYSNVDKDNKFKIKYKNLNVYPTFNQANIVTGLESKCISTVTFSGENSRQRVFAKQNNEDRVLQLGAKENILLMGFDKDDYFKLKEIGLSDEKIRGLAGNSIVVNVLYYIFKKIFINCN from the coding sequence ATGAATAAAAAAATTTTTGAGACTTTTGCGGGAATTGGTTCACAAGCAAAAGCACTAGAAAAATTGAGTCATGATTTTAATGATTTTAATTTTTCTATTTCAAACACTTGTGAATGATATACAGAAGCAATTTTAGGTTATTCTGCAATACACAATGATTTAAATTCAAAAGAATATAAAAATTTATATGAAGAAGAACTTGATGTAATAATAAGTTTTTTAGAAACAAAAACACTTTCTTCAAATTCAAAAGAACCTCTAAAAGATATTAAAAAATTAAAAGAAGATAAAATTAGAAAATTATATGCATCTATAAAATTAAATAATAATTTAATTGATATAACTAAAGTAAAAGTTCAAGATATTAATGCGCCTTTTGATCTTTTAACTTATTCATTTCCTTGTCAAGATTTATCAATTGCTGGAAAAGGTAAAGGTATGAGTGAAAATTCAAATACTCGTTCAAGTCTTTTGTGAAATATCCTACAGTTATTAAATGATTTAAATAAATTAAATAAACTACCTGAATATTTAGTGATGGAAAATGTGCCTGCAATTAAAAATAGTAATCACATTGATAATTTAAATAAATTTAAAGATAAATTAAATAACTTAGGTTATACGAACGTTGAATTTGTGCTTAATGCAATTGACTATGGAATACCTCAAAATAGAAAAAGATATTTTTTAATATCTAAACTAAATGATGATTCATTTGATTTTAATTTTGATGATATAAAAGTTGATCTCCCAAAATTTAGTGATTTTTTAGATATTGAGAATATGAAACCTACGAACAGAGAAAATCAATATCTTTCTTCAATAAAAAAACTTTATTCAAATGTAGATAAAGATAATAAATTTAAAATAAAGTATAAAAATTTAAATGTTTACCCTACTTTTAACCAAGCAAATATTGTGACAGGTCTTGAAAGTAAATGCATTTCAACTGTAACTTTTTCTGGTGAAAATTCACGACAAAGAGTTTTTGCAAAGCAAAATAATGAAGATAGAGTATTGCAATTGGGAGCCAAGGAAAATATATTGCTAATGGGTTTTGATAAAGATGACTATTTTAAATTAAAAGAAATTGGATTAAGTGACGAAAAAATTCGTGGTCTTGCAGGAAACTCAATTGTTGTTAATGTATTGTACTACATCTTTAAAAAGATATTTATAAATTGTAATTAA
- a CDS encoding GNAT family N-acetyltransferase → MIKQVDFNYQDIEKYNTIVLCYLNHYVDPIHKSIKRIETSSFSALECSNYNNAMLITDWNFEIDQNFNQLKEQYNPNFLLNFTHSQYNNQTLDQSVEFKENYKYMKMDLAPAAKFNIDLANNVEIIQVKEQEDLNSFLYVVDIMEVNLVSDKNKFIGLLELQDYCHMFLIKVNGQVAGTGSIFMFENGYAVVDDINVLPEFRNQGLASNLIKTIVNDCIEHNMQHVLLFASEMGMGLYQRVGFIDEDFWFEQYKIK, encoded by the coding sequence ATGATAAAACAAGTTGATTTTAATTATCAAGATATTGAAAAATATAACACAATTGTTTTGTGTTATTTAAACCACTATGTTGATCCAATTCACAAATCAATTAAAAGAATTGAAACTTCAAGTTTTAGTGCTTTAGAATGTAGTAACTATAATAACGCAATGTTAATTACTGATTGAAATTTTGAAATTGATCAAAATTTCAATCAGTTAAAAGAACAATATAATCCTAATTTTTTATTAAATTTCACACATTCACAATATAATAATCAAACTTTAGATCAAAGTGTAGAATTTAAAGAAAACTACAAATACATGAAAATGGATTTAGCACCCGCTGCTAAATTTAATATTGACTTAGCAAATAATGTTGAAATTATTCAAGTTAAAGAACAAGAAGATTTAAATTCATTTTTATATGTAGTTGATATTATGGAAGTTAATTTAGTATCTGATAAAAATAAGTTTATTGGACTATTAGAATTACAAGATTACTGTCATATGTTTTTAATTAAAGTAAATGGTCAAGTGGCAGGAACTGGAAGTATCTTTATGTTTGAAAACGGTTATGCAGTGGTTGATGATATTAACGTGTTGCCTGAATTTAGAAATCAAGGTCTTGCAAGTAATTTAATCAAAACAATTGTCAATGATTGTATTGAACATAATATGCAACACGTTCTATTATTTGCCAGTGAAATGGGAATGGGACTGTATCAAAGAGTTGGATTTATTGATGAAGACTTTTGATTTGAACAATATAAAATAAAATAA